A window of the Bradyrhizobium ottawaense genome harbors these coding sequences:
- a CDS encoding metal-sensitive transcriptional regulator: MRKDIKTSCQKRLSRIEGQVRGLSKMVDEDRYCIDIVTQISAVRAALRRVEEEVLRDHVSHCVEHAITSGNKADQREKIAELMAVIGRSDR; the protein is encoded by the coding sequence ATGCGAAAAGACATCAAGACTTCCTGTCAGAAACGTCTCAGCCGGATCGAGGGCCAGGTCCGCGGACTCTCGAAGATGGTCGACGAGGACCGCTACTGCATTGATATCGTGACCCAGATATCGGCGGTCCGGGCGGCGCTGCGGCGCGTCGAGGAGGAAGTGCTGCGGGATCATGTGTCGCATTGCGTCGAGCACGCCATCACCAGCGGCAACAAGGCCGACCAGCGCGAAAAGATCGCGGAGCTGATGGCCGTGATCGGCCGCTCTGACC